The segment CCCACCGGAGAGGGGTGGCGAGAATGATCTGGAGCTCACACCGGCCCAGAATAGAAACATTGCCACCAACTGGCTTGGGAAAACTTTGTAAttcatgggggatgggaaggggattGAAAGGTACTGCCTCAGTAGTGGGGCGAGATCACCCCAAGATGAAAGGCTGCCCCGTCAGCCCCAGGGTCCTCACCCCCCTGCCTTTCTGGTGGTTCTTGCCCTGGCTTCACGTGGTCTGCTCCCACACCCCACCATGAGTATCAGCTGAGGACCCAAGAGGACCGTGGGCGGGTACCCGGCCCTGTGAATCCTAATTGCCTTCACCTTCCAGTGTCTCAGCGCCTCTCATCAACCCAGAGAAACACCGGGCTTGGCCGAAATTCCCCTCCCTGCGCTGCAGCCTGGAAATCCTTTCCAGGCTGTAAGCTTGGCCAATAGATAGTAGGGCCACCTCGCCTGTTTGTCCCTCTCGGGAGTCACCGTCTTCCAATCCCTGTTGTCCTACCTCTGAAAACCACCATATCATAAACTCTTTCCAGTGTTGCAGCCGTTTGAGGTCCAAAGGTACAGGGTCCCCAAGTCTCTATCTTGTCTGGAAGCACAGATGACATTATCTCAATTTGTGCCGAAAGGACCACTCGAGAGGGCAGATCAAGGACAAGCAAGGGCGGAAGGAGGAAGAGCGGTGAGGAAGGTACTGTAGTGATGCAGGTGAGAGGCAACGGTGGCCTGGTCCCGGATTGCACAGATGGCTGTGGTGACAGGCAATTGAGTTCAGGATGTATTCTGAACATAGAGCTGATGAGATCTGCTGATAAAAGGGTTTCaggtgtgagaaaaaaaaagtacggAGTCATAGTAGACTCTACTCTGTTGggtccaaacacacacacacaagacccCCAATTCCTTCCCAGCCTGGCCTTATGCCCAGCAGAAACTCTTCTAAAGTCAGGAACGCCTGGGTAATCCATCCATGTTCAGGATAGTTCAAGATCAACAATATGGAATGTGCATGGGCAGAGGTATAAGCCACAGCTCCCTTCCTCTCCACCGCTAGAGAGCCTGTCCCCTGGAACAGCCAGCTGGAGAGACCAGCCGAGCAAAGCCCGACCAGAATCATCACCAAGGTCATCAGTACAGGGAGGGCCCTGGCAGTGATTCCAGTGTTAAAGGGCCAGCTTTCCAACTTCCCTATGAAAGAACGTGCCCCACGTTCTTAGACATTTTCCACGTATGATCATACCAGGGCAGGTAACATTTCAGACCAGGAGACCGGGGCTCGGGAGGTAAAGGAACCTGTCCCCATTATAGCTGGCAGGTAATAAAACCGGAACCCAACTCCCCAAAAGCCAAAAATGGAAGCCCCAAGCCGTTtctattaaacataatttttatttcatccaaGGCAAAGCTAAATAAAGTTCTACAATGCCAAACGTGGTGTAAAGGCAAGAGAGTTGATTGCATCCATCATTCTGTGCTTGAACACAAGTCATGGCTGGGGGTGTGCATCTCCGTGCCTCCCAGAGGCACCCACGGACCAGAGGCCTCCCGGACCCATTGCGGCACTGTTTTGATCTATAGTTATATTTAAAGAGTTGACTATGGGTATTGTCGTCCAAGCCAGAGGAATAAACCATGCATAAGATAGTCAAAAGCTCTGAATAtcaggtgggaggggagggactcCAACCCGGGACAGAGTAAGGTGAAGCAAGCTGTAGGATTTTCTCGAGAAGTTCCCCTCcttgccctccccacccaccccatccccccactcccagcACTCATGGCAGCTGCCTGCGACCATGGGAGGGAGTCAGGGGGTAATGGGGCCCAGAAGCATGGCTgctcttcccctctgtctcttatcctctctcagcctccaggTGGCCCAACAGCTATAGCCCAGGCCAGGAAAGATGACTCCCCAAATGTGCCGAGTCTCCCCCCATCTCAGGCACACTCAGCCTTCACACACGCCTCCTACACAATCGCGCTTCCGtgcacagcccctccccccccccaactccacgGGCACATCCTCACCTGCCACCATCTCAGGAGCACGCTTTCACACCCCTCCCTTCACCCCCCAGCTCTGGTCAGCCAGCCAGGAGGGAAAAGCCTGCGCTCCGTCGGCCCCTCTCCCAGACCACTCTAGCCTTACAGGTTCATTCTGGCGGACTTTTGCTCAATTCTGGCCCAGGGAGAGACGCAAGGCCTAGAATGCTGAGGTCCTCGTTTGAGGCCCAGGATGGGGAATTGGAAGAGACTCTCGTGTTGGGTCTCGCGGACTTTACCGTGGGCACAGCTGCGTGCCTCCAGGGCTCCCAACCCTAACTCTGTGAATGGCTCTCTCTAGCCCAAGAGCCCTGGAGACACCCTCACCAGCCCCTGCGCGTCACCCTCTGAGATCTGCGCGCACTGACGGACGGCCTGGGCACATGGCTTTGCCCGTCTACATTCTATGGCGAATCCATGCCAGTGTGCCTCCCGGGTGCCCTCCCAGCGCTGGGGCAGAACATTCTCTGTTGCGGGGACAAAGCTGAGCATTCTTAGTCCCCACTCGCTCAATGCCCGTGGTGCCCCCAGGCACCGGGGCAACCCAAAGTGTCCCCCTCGGGTCCCCATTCTACCCCCTCTATTGAAAACTCCCGAACAGAAGCCGTGGATAAGAAGCTTCAAGCATCAGAGCCAAGGTTTCTAATATTGCAGAGACTAAAATAATtccaagggggaggagggggaagagagcgagagtgggtgagaaagagaaagtgcatgcgtgcgtgtgcatCGATGTGGGTCTATGTCTGTCTcgtggggaagggacacagaggtGAGGACAGGACAGACTTGGAACGACTCCTCCAATGATAAGGCCTGGCCTCCTAGATCCCTTTCCGagccaaagagatttttttaaacaaaaacccGTCAAGCCTCACAACAGTCCTGGGAGGTAGGTAAGTATTATTACACCCACTTTATAGACAGGAAaaacagagcccagagcagaTGCGTGACCACCTATCGGTCAGCAGTAGACCCCGGAGCGGACAGGATGAtgctctccccccaccgcccccctgcTCTGGAAACCCTGGCCTCCTCTGAAGAGAGTAAGAGGAGCCCAACCGATTCGGAGTCAGCTCGTTCAAACGTTGAAACCGGGAAGGAGAAGCAAGCGGCTTTCATGAAGGTGGCCACAAGAAGTTTTCCAAAAGGCTGGCCGTCTGCGTGTTCGCAAAGCCGCAAAAGTCTGAGCCCGAGCCTAGAGTTCTGGGGGGCCGAGGATGGGAGCCCTAGAGGCAGATCAGAGTGGGACCCTGTAAACCCGTCAGGTGGCGTGAGGGCCACGGGGCACAGCCAGGCACCTGTTATTCAgcgccccccacctccaccctgggGGAAGCCCGCGGCCGCTTTTGGATAGGGAGAATCCGGTGGCAGCCCCCTAACCCCTGGGGAAGGGGGCTACTCCCTTCCTATCCCTCCCAGGCCCAGAGGACAGAGCGCCAGAGAGGGGGCGAGCGGGAACAGATTGTGGAGGCCTCCCCTAACCGCACACGGCTCCCTTCACCCCTCCTCCCGCCCCATGGGGACACCACCGCTGAATTCCCTGTCGGGGACCCTGACGGTTCCACGATCCCATCACTGTCCAAGGGGCCACTGGTGGGCCCCCTCAGCTCCCTGGTCCCCAGCATGGTCTTGGGAGGAAGCAGCACTACACCAGAGTTGACCATCACGTCCAGgctggagaggggacagaggggatGAGCCAGGACATGAGGAGCTAAGGCACAGTCCAGCCCCACACACAGGGATGTGCAAACCAGTTCttagaaaagcagagaagactGCGAGaactctctccctgctcctcccccaccctcggggggcgaggggggagggTGGCACAGCTGAACGGGAAGCAGCCAGGAAACCCAAGGGCCCTCTCTTCCAAAGCGAGAGGATCCCTGAGGTGAAAGCAAGCCTTGACCCCAGGTTGGAGGTGAACAACCCGGGGCCAGGGGAGAAGGTGTGATGGATGGGCACGGGTGGGGGAGTGAGCCCACGGGAAGGGAGGGTCTGAGAGTGCAACACCTCAAGCAAGATGATGCCACCTGCCGCATCAgggaaagaggagcagaggggagccaAGCTCGGGAGTTCCCAGGGGCGGCCATGGTCCCGCCATGCCGAGGAGAAGGGGCAGCCAGCACTGGTGGGGCCGGGGTGGGCATCCCAGTGGCCGAGGGGCCCTGGACACCGGCTCGCCCACGTCCTCAGTGCTGGTTCCCCGAGAAGAAATGCTAGGAAAGGCTTCAGTAGCACCCCCAGTGCTCCAGGAAGGCCGGGACCCCCCCTCCAAGACCAAGATGGTCAGCCCCAGTTGGGAAGGTTCACAGACTCCAAGCAGCAGTGGGGGACGGGGGGTCTGGGGGGTGGAGatggggcaggggctgtgggacACCCTGTGGAGGGGAGGAAGCGCCTCCCCAGAGGGACCTGGCGGGTCAGGTGTCCATCAAAGCCACTCACGgtagccaaccccccccccccgccagcagGCTCCCACCCCCGACCCTGAACAGAGGCCTGTAGGCCACAGCCACCGCAGAAAGGGCTAGATCTCCACGTTATTGTTCACTTGGGTCCAGCTACCGGGGCAGCCCTCACTGATCGCCCCCCAAGCCTCTCTTAAAGAGAAATCTGGAGGAAAACCAAGGTGTTGCTCATACAGGGTGGGGAGACTGAAGAAGACCGCATGTATCCAGGTGTCGGGGGACCCACCTTCCACACCGCCGagccctcctttcctttcctgaacTTTCCAcaggccccctcccctggccGGCCCTCATCCCTGGGGAGCCCCggctgggagggggcaggcaggctGGCCAGGACCCCGGTTTCTCCCCAGAAAGACTACAGCTGGAGCCAAGCAGCAGGTGTCTCAGGCACGTGGGTTCACGGACACGGCTCAAGCATCAGTTCCATCATCAGAAAGTGAGGCCCCCGGCGGCTGCTCGGCCCCCAGCAAGGGCTCACACTTTGGTTGGTGCTTTCTCTTCTGCCTTAGAGCCAGGTAACCCATTCTCTGTGTTATCATTCCCTGAGGAACTCATGAGGCACTCTTtcctggagagggagagagcaggagagggcacTGGTGAGGTGGTGAGGACAGGAGCAAGAGTAAGGGGTCAGCTCTGGAGAGAGGCGGTGGGCCCCACAACCCGCCCCAGgccctctctctggccttctgGAGGGCCAAGGTGGCGAGAGGTCAAGTCatctaacctctctgggcctcagtttcctcatctataaaatggacgTAACGATGACACCTTCTTCGTGGGGGTGCCACAAGGCATCAGCGAgtacctggaacagtgcctgccacGTGGACAGGACCCGGTAAGGCTCACCGTCACCTAGTCGCCCCAACGTGGCAAAAGGCAAGAAAGAGTACCAGGCGCTGTTCCCAGGGGCCAGGGCTCCGGGGAAGCCAAGCCAGGTTAATTCCCAGGCTGGGCCAGCCCAGGGGAAGGGTCCAGGCCAGCGGGCAGTACGTCAAGGACAAAGAgctcctccccaggcccctggcGGGCCCTTCAAGGCTCCCTGAGCCGGCTGTGAGCAGAGGTGGAGGAACACTCAcggaagagggggagagacagagcagggcatCGAGGGCGGCAGGTGTGGACAGAGTATGGCGGGATGGGGAGAcggcaggaggaaggagagatggTTACATGGGAAGACATCCCCCAGGAGTGCCACCACCCTGCCTGCCCAGAACTGGCCATGTTCCAGGGTAAGAATGTCCCacctcaaaacaattaaaaaataaaaggggtggggggggggcctggatggctcagtcagttaagcgtccgacttcggctcaggtcacgatcgcacggttcgtgagttcgagccccctgtcgggctccgtgccgacagctcagcgcccggagcctgcttcggattccgtgtctccctctctctctctgcccctcccctgctcgtgctctgtctctctctctttctcaaaaagaaacaaacatttaaaaaaaaaaaaaaaagaatgccccaCCTCGATGCCCGTACCCAGGCTGCCTACGGCTCTCCAGAGAAGCCCTGACCGCTACATCACTCCGAGCTCTCTGCTTGTGAAAGCTTCCAAGGCTTTTTCATGGCTGCTGTGGCCACAGACTATCTTCGCCTCACCCCGGACTTGTGCAGCCAGCTTCGAGGCCTTCGGGAAGGACTTGCTATCTTGTCCTCATCGGTTTCGTCTTGCAAAATTTACTCCAGAGCAGCAGCCTCTCGAGCTCCTCCTAGATCCCAATTCTGTTCTCTAATAGTCACTCGGTTCCCGGAAATTTGATATTCTTGGTGTCACTCCAATCCTAGTAACAATGAATAAGCAGGGCCCGGTGGCATACCACTAAAGACCCCTATGCAGATGGATCTAGCTGTCTACCTGTCTGTCTATCCGTCTGTCTGTCTACCTGTCTGTCTACCTGCCTGCCTACCTACCTATCCCTATACCTATGGCCAACCCAGACAACCACAATCTACCTAATTGTACTCCCAAGCACTCCAGATTTCTTTACTGAAAAGCTACTCGGTACCCAGCACTGTGTCAGACTAGCAGGCGCTGAGTGCCTGCTCTCAGAAAATTTGCAGTCTTCCAGAGAATGTGACATTAAACACATGACCCCAACACAATGATAGGGTGAAGGGTGTGCCAAAGAGGGATTCCCCGAGGAAGCCTCCTCCTAGGGATTGGGGAGGGCTCTTTGGACATGTCGCAGAAGTTGAGTCCAACAAAGATGAGCAGGAAAAAGGGAGGagacattccaggcaaagggaacagcgcCTTTGAGGAGAAGCCCAGAATTGATCCCAAGATGCTGTCCCGCATGCATCTCCCTTCTGCTCCGGAAGCCACCCCATCTCTGCTGTTAATGCAGGCTTTCCTGCACTCACAGGACCCTTTGCAGGCTTCCCCGGGGTCTGAATCCCacctccagcctcccctcccacccagtcCCTGTGCTCACCGAGGCCAGACCCATTCTTCCAAAGCCCTCTGATCATGCCAGGCCCTGAGAGCTCTCACAGGCTCCAATGCAGCCAGAAGGAAAACCGATCTCAACCCGGACTCCCAGGTCCCCAGGGGTCTCCCCGCAGCCCCCTCTGCAGGCTTTTTCTCTCCCCCGCCCCGACCACACGCCCCGCTCGCCCAACAAACAAAATGCCTTGTTCTTCCGACACATCCCTCCTCCCAGACTGTCCTCTTCTGCTCTCGGCAGTTCTGGAACACCCTTCTCCTGACCCTCCCCAGGGCTTAAATTATATCCATCTTGCAAGGCCTATCACAAATGTCCCTTTGGCCAGAAATCCTTCCCTGGCGTTCCACCCTCTCCTGAACCCCTGGAGCATTCTACCGCACCTCTGGGTGAAGTGTTACCATCTGCAGCAACCTCTTGGTTTATCAGCGCCCTAGCAAGAAAACGTCCGGTCTGCCTTGTCCTTGAGGAACCCATGGTGGTTCCCGAGAACCACCGTTTTCTTTTCTAAGTGCTCTTAAACCATATGCTGAACGGTCCGTTCTCCAATTTTGCTAACCGTCAACAGCAAAACtggtcattaaaaacaaaatgtggtccaaCTCCATGCTCCTGGTCCCTCTCCAAACTCTCCAAAAGCCTGGTCATGATGCAGGGAGACAATCCAAGATTTCTTCATCCCAGCCAGTGCTGGAGGTGATACCCCGAGCCTCCCGCTCTCTACCCCCAGCGCTCTTCCCTTAATGTCCCCCCTGCCTTCAGCTTCCCTCCCTTCTTAACAGTACAGTTTCCGCCCTTTCCAGCCTAACTCCCTCTTCTCAACAAAGCGGAGTGACGGGGAGAAAAGCAGGgcagttctggggcgcctgggtggctcagaccgttcagcgtccaacttcagctcaggtcatgacctctcggttcatgggttcgagccccacgttccACACGCCTTTTCACATTCTCCTCCTGCTGTTCAGGAGCCCGACACAGTTCTGGCAATTCCGGGCCCCGGGGCTGGGCtcgtaccctctctctctcccttcccaccggCCTTAAACCTGAGCTCGCCCTGGGGTTTCCGGCAAGGCCCTATCGGCCTTCTTAGATGTTAGTCTCCCCCGCGTGAACTTTCAGAATTAGGGTCTTCCCATTTTAGAGTTTCTGTACACGGAATCTCGCATTTTCTGTGATTCGGCAAAGCAGGCGTCGTCAGTCCTCTGGTAAGACTTAGGCTGGGGGGGTGCACATGGGAGGAGAGGAGCTAACGGGACGGACAGGAAGACAGCTAGAGGAGAAAGAGCAGGCAGGTTGTATCCGTGTGCTCCGGGAACTCAATAAATTCCtccaggagggagaggcagaggggctgggaggcGGGAGGAGAGGCgcagggatgggaaggaggggtAGGAGTGGGAAGCGAGGACGGGGTGAGGGGACACGTGGAAGGATGCAGGCGGACGGGGGCAGATGGCAGTGGGATGAGACAACGCCAGGCACACCCACGAGAGAAGACGGGACGGGGTGGTGggcccatgggggggggggacaggagccAACTCACTTTTTCTCCTGAGTCTTCTTGATGACGAAGGCGATGAATTTCTTGAGCAACAAAATGCAGATGAGGAGTCCGATGACCCCGCCCACGACGCTCAAGATGATGAGGGTCACTGTGTTGTCCACTTCTTCCACTGCACggccagagcagagagaggagggggtgggtgaggggagcAGGAGTCACCTGGAGCCTGGCATGATGGCAGCCCAGCGGCTCCAGCCCTCCAACCCCGGGTCCGCGGCCCTCCCCAGGCCTTGCAGCGGGAAGTAGAAGCTGGAAAATGGCGTCCACCAGGCTAAGGCACAACACGAAGAGggccctcccccggccccctccGCGCACACACcctctcacagacacacacaccgtTCTGGAATAGTCCAGACGCGGGGCCACAGCGGCTTTTGACCCCCAAATTGCCACATCGAATGTCATTGCTTCTTTCTGGGCCTCGTTTGTCCGTGCAGGAAAGATGAAGCATCTCCCTCTAACGACTTCTATGTGGCAGGAAGTCTTCAGGGTCAGGTCGTCCGGATTTTAACTACAGGATTTCAACAGTCACTAACGAGCTGGTGACTGGAGCTGGTCACTAACCCTTCTACCTCGGTTGCCTCATCTGAACTCCTGACTTCCGGAACCCCCTCCACTCCCTGTACCCCGACCTCCGTCGAGAAAATTCCACCCTTCCGGCCTTTTTGGCCAAAATGCTTGCAGTCATCCTTGACCCCTCCCTTCTCCAAACCCCCCATCCCATTCACCTGAGAATCCTGATGGCCCTAACTTAAAAATCCCAGAATCTGACCTCTCCGCGCCACACCGGCCCGAGACATCCTGGCCTGGATGTTTGCAGGAGCCTCTTAACCAGACTCCTTACTTCATCGTCTATTCTTGGCCCTGCAGAGAGCTTGTTTCAGGTTAACTCTTCCGCTCAGAGCTCTTTAGTGGCCCCCGTCTCCCTCAGGCGTGCAAGGCCCCACACAATATGGCTCAATCCAACCCATTTCTAtttgctctgctccagccacagtggcctctctctctttttttgtttttcttcccagcCACAGTGCTCTCTTTGATGTTCAAGtatctgcctcagggcctttgcccttgctgttccctctgcctagactATCTTCCCAAAGATATCCCCATTGCTTCCTCAAATGTCCTTCTTCTCTGCGGCCTTTTTGGTGCGGCCTTCCCCTCTTTGCTTCcccattttgctttttcttcacaACACCAGCTATGTCCTCTTCGACGACGtcatttgcttctttattttgtttactatATGTCTCCCCCGGCTGGAAGGACATCTCCAGCAGGGCGGAACTTTGTCTACCTTGTTCATGCTGTATCTTCGGCACCTAGAACAACGTCTACCACACGGTAGGGACTCGATAACTATCTGCTGAATAGATGAATGAAGGAGTctgtaaaaatggagaaaaaatccCTTCAAAGGGACGTGTGAGGATCAAAGGAGCGAAGGTAAGACACAGCGCCTAACTCAGGGTCTGGCACCCAGAAATGCTCCAGAAATGTggcttccctgcctctcttcttccctcacgGAAAGGCTGAGCACAAAGTGGGATAACATCCAAACATAGTACAAGAGGTGATGCTCTACACAGCGTTGACCCAGATGGCTCCAGGCTCATGGCGAGCTGCCTGGACGGCCGCTGGCTCTGCCCCTGACACGGCCAACAGTGAACCCATGGGCATCTCTCTCTCCAGGCCCCACATCATCCAGGAGGGCAGTGAACCCCCAGGAACACAAGAAATGCAGCACAAGCAGGATCCTTGATCagcttccctccctttttttcctcttcttctgtgCCTCCTTAGCCTGGCAGACGCCCCATCCACGAAGCCCAGCCTGACACCTCCAGCCCCTTCTCTAACCACCTCTAGCGCCTGGAGTCATGTGACCACCTGGCTCCTCATCACCGGCTTCTTCACCCCCAATCCTTCCATCTGTGCCACACGGCAACCCCCAACTGGGGTTTAAGCGCCAGAGGGGAGCAACCGTTCTTATCAATCTCAGCTGCCTGTGCCTCTCCACGCTCCACCCCTACTTCAGTTCTCTGCTCACCTGTCTTCTGTCCTACCCTGAACTCTAAATTCCTCAAGGAAGAACACTGTGGATCAGTCGTAGCCCTTTTGGTTGGATACCTGGCATGCGACCAACAGTTGCTAAGGGAATCCACAAGAGCGGTAATAGTCGGCACACCCCAAGAACTTCCCCGCCATAAAACACTCCTAGCTCGCGTCTCTACTTTTCACGGGTACCCTAGGAGAATGtagattttacagatgaggaaaacggGCTCAGAGGAGCGAAATGGATATCACGAGCTATTCAGCAGCAGAATTCAGTCTTCCTGCTCAGTTATTTGAGCTTCCAGACGTGACTCCAGTAACTCTCGAGagcataaaacaaaagaaaacaccagcGGGGTCCATTTTGCCATTTCACCGTAACACTGAGTGGGGTATCCCTTGTCCCAGCCCCCCACTGCTTACGTTTATCGACGACTTGGAGGGTGATGGTGGCCTGGTgatgaatatttttctccttggGGTTCCTCACATGACAGGTGTATTTGCCCGTGTCGCTGAATTCCAGGTTCCTCAGCAGAATGGAAATGTTGTTCATCTTCTCCTTAGTGGAGCCCTCCAGAGTGATGCGGTCATCGTCTTTTGACTTCACCTTGGGGTCAGACTTCTCATTCTTCACTGTCCCATCTATGATCTAtagggggaaggaggtggggaagagatgGCCGAGAAAGAATCAGAGTCCTCAGAAGTCATGGCATCACTTCCAGCCCATCCCTTAGGTGCCTCCCTGCCCAGGTCCAGAAAGAGCCTGCCGCCAGAGATGCTGCCCCCGCTTGGTTTCCTCCCAATATCGATGACTCTGCCTGTCTAACCTGCATTTTGCTTGCTTCGCGCTAAACCCATTTTCTGTCATTAAGGTCTCCCTGGAAGGCAGCACAGCTTTTACTGCTTTCTTCTTAAAAGCCTTTTACATAATGACTCCGGCGAATCCCACACTCATTTCCCTCTgtcaacaccccccaccccggcctttGCTGACACCTTGTCCCCTGTCCATCTGAATGCTGGCCCTCCGTCAAGACCTGGATCAGTCCCAATCCTACGGCACCGTCCATCAACAGCCTCTGAGTTCGGCGTTTAATTACATCCAGAGTTGGTCTCTTGTGGCTTCCTTCCTTACACCTTGGGACCCCTACCGGACCACGCGGTGACTCCTCCCTAAGCCCCTGCTGACtgatccaccccacccccagcccacagccctgCCAGATACTCCTGGAgagcttcctcttccctcccttcaggTACAGCTCCCCAGCCCTTCTCCCCTTGGCCtcttctcattccctctctcccagccttcCAGAGGTCTTTTCTCTCTCCCGTTTTTTGAATCATTTTCACACAAGCAATCCAAGTTTCAGGTACTCCTTCAGACCAGACAAGGACTCTAGCCAAGAATTCCAACAAATTCCCCCCAATTCTGGAAACACAGTCCTCCCACTTGGATCCTTCCGGACAGCTCTGGGCAGAATGCTAGGAGCAAGGGTGACAGCAGGTGGATTCTGGGGACCATTGCAGCGATGTCAGTCCAGAAGGGACCAGACCGGGGGAACGGGAGGCAGGGGTAAGGCACAGGGAGCTgagctgtcccctcccctccccccgcgaCTTACAATCCTGAATGTGTCACTGCTGTTGTACGACCACCAGAAGTAGAGGTCCTGGAAGCCAAAACAGCTGGAGAAAGTGCAGGGCAGCAAGATCTCCGTGCCGTTGACGGCGTAGATGGTGGTGGCCTTTCCCACGGACACCTCCAGCGACAGGGACACGGGGAGCAGGAAGAGACCTGTGTGAGAGACACCACCCCCCTTAATAAAACCCCCACGGGAATCCCCAGCCTGGAGCTCTGGAAGAGGACACTCGGGCAGGGAGGAGTGGCTTGGCCGGGCAGGGAGGTCTCTGTCACCCCCGGTATCAACTTGGGGAGGACGGTCCCCTTCACTGCAGCTCacactgcctgagccacccgcCCTCATTCATTTCTCCCGCCTGGCCCGGGCCGGTGAGCCGCCCCTGTGGCACACGGAATGACCACCAGGGGTCACCCCAACCCAAGAAAAAGGGGCCCTCGCCGCGAGTCGGCGCCCCCTAACCCGCGGGGCAGTCCCTGAAAGTGCCATTGCCGCACCCCGCCGGTGCCGGACGGGCCCGGCCTATTGGCGGTGGGAATGGCCCCCGGGACGCTGCGCGGCCCCCTCGTTACATTTCCcggattggggggtggg is part of the Felis catus isolate Fca126 chromosome D1, F.catus_Fca126_mat1.0, whole genome shotgun sequence genome and harbors:
- the SCN4B gene encoding sodium channel subunit beta-4 isoform X1; the protein is MNNISILLRNLEFSDTGKYTCHVRNPKEKNIHHQATITLQVVDKLEEVDNTVTLIILSVVGGVIGLLICILLLKKFIAFVIKKTQEKKKECLMSSSGNDNTENGLPGSKAEEKAPTKV
- the SCN4B gene encoding sodium channel subunit beta-4 isoform X2, with product MPGARDRGAAPARWLGTGLLGLFLLPVSLSLEVSVGKATTIYAVNGTEILLPCTFSSCFGFQDLYFWWSYNSSDTFRIIIDGTVKNEKSDPKVKSKDDDRITLEGSTKEKMNNISILLRNLEFSDTGKYTCHVRNPKEKNIHHQATITLQVVDKLEEVDNTVTLIILSVVGGVIGLLICILLLKKFIAFVIKKTQEKKKECLMSSSGNDNTENGLPGSKAEEKAPTKV